TCCTACGGGGACCGGGTGCTGTGGGACGGCCTCGACCTCGACGTGGCGCCCGGCGAGTTCGTGGCCGTCCTCGGCCCCAACGGCTCGGGCAAGACGTCGCTCATCCGGGTGCTCCTGGGGCTCCAGCCGCTCAGCGGCGGCACCGTGCGCGTGGCGGGCGGCAACCGGCGCATCGGGTACGTCCCGCAGCAGCGCGCCCTGGACACCGCGCTGACGCTGCGCGGGCGCGACCTCGTCGGCTTCGGCCTCGACGGCCACGAGTGGGGTCTGGGCCTGCGCGGCAGGCGCGAGCGGCGGCGGCGGGTCGACGAGGCGCTGGCCGCCGTCGGCGCGACCCGGTACGCCGACGAGCCGGTCGGGCTGCTGTCCGGCGGCGAGCAGCAGCGGCTGCGGGTCGCGCAGGCGCTGGTCGGCGACCCCGAGGTGCTGCTGTGCGACGAGCCGCTGCTCTCGCTCGACCTCGCCCACCAGCGCGTGGTCAGCGACCTGATCGACGCGCGGCGGCGGTCGGCGGGCACGGCCGTGCTGTTCGTGACGCACGAGATCAACCCGATCCTGCCGCTGGTCGACCGGGTGCTGTACCTGGTGGACGGCCGGTTCCGGATCGGCACGCCCGCCGAGGTGATGACCTCCCGGACCCTGACCGGGCTGTACCGCACGAACGTCGAGGTGGTCCGCGTGCGCGGCCAGATCCACGTGGTCGGCGCGCAGCACGTGTGCGAGGACGAACCGCACCACGTGGTGGATGGGGACTGATGGAGAACTTCTTCGACTGGCAGCTCACGGCGGAGCTGCTGGGCTACGACTTCGTGCGGCAGATGTTGATCGCGGGCGCCGTGCTGGGCCTGGTGGCGGGCGTCCTCGGGCCGCTGGTCGTCACCCGCAAGATGGCGTTCGCCGTGCACGGCACGAGCGAGCTGGCGTTCACCGGCGGCGCGGCGGCCCTGCTGCTCGGCGTCGGCGTCGGGTACGGCGCGCTGGCCGGGTCGGTCGTCGCCGCGCTGCTGCTGGGGCTGCTGAGCAGGCGCGACTCCGACCGCGACTCGGTGATCGGCGCGATCCTGGCGTTCGGCCTCGGCCTGGGCGTGCTGTTCCTCGCCCTCTACAAGGGGCGCGCGGCGAACAAGTTCGGCCTGCTCGTCGGGCAGGTCGTGAGCGTGGGCTCCACGGACCTGTGGCTGCTCATCGGCGCCTCGGTGGCGGTCCTCGCCGTGCTCGCGCTCATCTACCGGCCGCTGCACTTCGCGAGCGTGGACGCCGCCGTGGCCACCGCGCGGGGCGTGCCGGTGCGCACCCTGGCCGTCGTGTTCGCACTGCTGGTGGGCGTGGCGACGGCACTGAGCGTGCAGGTCGTCGGCGCGCTGCTCGTGCTGTCGCTGATGATCACCCCGGCCGCCGCGGCGGCGCGCGTCACGGCGAGCCCGCTGCGGGCGACCGTGCTGGCCGTGCTGTTCGCCGAGGCGTCCGTGCTGATCGGGATGCTGCTGTCGCTCGCGCCCGGCGTGCCGGTGAGCGCGTTCGTCACGGCGGTGTCGTTCCTGATCTACCTGGTGTGCCGGCTGCTGGGCCGGACGAGGGAACGTGTGCAGTGACACGTTTGGGGTTCGCCGATCGGGGGTAGACCCCCACAGGGGCACCATGGCCCGTTCCCGGGCCGCGCGGAAGCGAGTGCCACATGGGACGGTCCTGGGCGTTACCGGAGCAGCGCGGACGTCGCCGCGGTGGCGGTGACGCACGTTCTGGGCACGCACGTCCTGGGCACGCACGCCCCACCTGCCCGGACGGAGCGGGGCCGGGCCGAACGGGCTTACGCGGAACGGGTGGCCTCGGCCTGCTCCCGGGCCTCCTCGACGCCGCCGTCCAGGCGCGGCGCGGGCAGCACGCGGATCTCGCCCGCCGACACCCGGACCTGGTTGCGGCCGTTCTCCTTGGCCGCGTAGAGCGCCGCGTCGGCGCAGTGCTGGGCTTCGAGCAGGCAGTCGCCGTTGTCCGGCATCACGGCCACACCGATGGACGCCGAGATGGAGCGCACCTCCGGGCCGTCGGCGGTCAGCGGCAGGTTGCGGCCGCGCAGCGTCACGGTGTTGCGGTGCTTGTCGGTCGTCACGACGGACATCTCGCCGATCGCCTCGCGCACCCGCTCGGCGATGGCCGTGCCCTGGGCGAGGCCCGTGTCGGCGAGCACCACGACGAACTCCTCGCCGCCGTCGCGCCCGGCCACGTCGCCCGGCCGCAGCTTCTCCCGCAGGATGCGGCCCACCTCGGCCAGCACCGCGTTGCCCGCCGGGTGGCCCCACGTGTCGTTGATGCGCTTGAAGTGGTCCAGGTCGATGGCCAGCACGGTCACCGGCTGCGAGTCGCGCCGGCAGCGCTCGGCGAGCCGCGCCCCGTACTCGGCGAGGCCGTTGGTGTTGAGCAGGCCCGTCCGGTAGTCGGTGTGCGCGTCCTCGGCCAGCCGCGCCTGGAGCTGCTCCTGCTCGCGCAGCAGCCGTTCGAGGTGCGCGCGGCGCTCGGTGGCGCGGTAGAGCAGCGAGTTGACCAGGACCACCGGGAACACCAGCAGCAGCGGACCGATCCAGTGCGTGGTCATCAGCATGCCGAGCATGGCGCCCGCGCCGAGCGTGGACAGCTCCAGCATGTTGTCGGCCCGCGAGCCCAGGAACTCCTTGATGCGGGTGTGCGGGGTGACGATCTTCAGCGCGACGGCGATGTTCATGCCCTGCGCGCCCCAGTTCACCACCGCGGCCACGATCAGCACGAGCACGAGGCCCAGGTCGGGCAGGATGCTCCCGGTCGCCAGCAGCGACAGGCCGGACAGGTGCACGACGAGCCAGGCCAGCAGGGTGCCGCCCAGGATGCTCGCCGAGGAGAACACGAACCGGTGGGGCTGTCGCCGCGCGATCGGCTGGATCAGGATGCGCATCCAGATCGTGGCGAGCACGGCGAGGGCGCCCGGCAGCGCGATGGCCGCCGCGAACGTCCAGACGGACGTCAGGTCGATGTGCGGGCCCGCCGACTCGTTGCGGCGCGACTCCTCGGCCCGGCGGACGACCATGAGGTGCACGGTGATCGCGAACATGACGGCGCCGAACCGCAGCCAGTCCGAGTCCGACACGGTGCCCAGGCTCGTCAGCAGCCAGATCGACACGGCCGCCACGGCCGACTCGACCAGGAAGAAGTAGGTGAGCGCCGCGGGCCGCAGCGTCCACAGGTCCCAGTTGCGGATCGAGGAGAAGCCGACTGCCCGGGACGGGTTCTGGCCAGTCACACTGTTCTTCACCACGACCCCCTGCCCTCTGCCCGGCACCGCGCGGTGGACGTCGTCCGCCGCCGCGCGTCGGTGCCCGGGACGCGTTCCGAGGAGGTGTCCGCCATGCGCAACCGCGACATGTAGACCACCTTCCCTCCATCCGGACCGGACGTTCACCGTACGTGCCCGCTGGCTAGCGGGCCGCAGCCGAGGGGCCCTTCATGTTTGACAATCGCGATATGTGATGGCTCCGTTTCAGATCGCCACCGCCTCCGGGTCGTGCCGGGAGCGCGCCCGCCGCCAGGCCACGGTCGCCTGGGTGGCGAGCAGCAGCCCGATGCCGCCCGCGCCCGCGATGGTCGCGGTGACCGATCCGATCGAGTGCGCGACCACGCCGGCCAAGGCCATGCCGCCCCCCTGGGAGGAGCGCAGCGCCGCCCGGCCGATGCCGTACGCCCGCCCGCGGTACGCGTCGGGCAGGATGCGCATCCAGGCCGACCGCGCCGGCGTGTGGTACGCGCCCGCCATACCGGCGATGACCAGCAGCACGATGGTCCAGGTCAGGTTGGGGTTCAGCGCGAACATGACCAGCGGGGCCAGCGACAGGATGGCCAGCGGCCCGATCAGCCGCTCGCGCTTCGCGGGGTCGCGCACGAGCCGGAACAGCACGGCCACCCCCAGCACGTTGGCCGCCGGCTCGATCGCCAGGATCAGGCCGACCGCCCAGATGGCGTCCAGCTTCGCCGCCAGCGGCACGGCGAGGCCCTCGGGGACCATCGCCAGCCCGGCCAGCAGGCGCATGCCCATCAGGCTGCGCAGCCGGGGCTCGGTGACCAGCAGCGTGAACGCCCCGCGCGGGCCTTCGGGGTCCCGATGCGCGCCCCGCGGGTCGGCGGCCGGTCGGTGCTTCACCGAGAGCTGCACCACGATCGCCACCCACACGAACGTCACCGCGTTGATGCCGAGCGCGACGTTGGGGCCGGCGCCGGTGACCAGGAAGCCCGCCGCGGCCAGGCCGGCCATCTGCGCGACGTCCACCGACGTGCCGAACAGCGCCACGCCGTCGTCGTAGCGCTCGTCGGAGAGCACGGTCGGCAGGCTCGCCTCCTGCGCCGCGAGGAACGGCGAGGAGATCATCAGCACCACGACCAGCAGCACGATCATGATCCACAGCGGCATGCCGGGCACGGCCATGAGCGCCATCAGCGCAGCCTGGAGCCACGCGCAGCACACCATCACCGTGCGGCGCGGGAAGCGGTCCGCGACCCAGCCCAGCAGGGGCCCGGAGATGAGCGGCGGGAAGAGCGTCAGCGACCACGTCAGCGCGGTCCACGCGGCCGACTGGGTGCGTTCGAAGACCAGCAGGGACAGCGCCACGGCGGCGAGCTGGTCGCCCACGGTCGACACCGTCGAGCCGATCCACATGCCGCGGAACTCGCGGTTGCCCACGAGCGCGCGGAGTGTTCCCCCGGAAGTCACAACTCCTCCAGGTCGGTCGACCCCGATGAGCGAGTCACGTTACCCCCACCCGAAGTAACAATTCCCTCGGTTAGCACGGTAGAAGCTGCCGGATCTGCAATCTCTGTCCTACCACACTGTGTACCCGAACGGAGCAGGTCGGTTACATA
This region of Saccharothrix longispora genomic DNA includes:
- a CDS encoding metal ABC transporter ATP-binding protein, with translation MTPPARTAQLTDTRAAVSLRGARLSYGDRVLWDGLDLDVAPGEFVAVLGPNGSGKTSLIRVLLGLQPLSGGTVRVAGGNRRIGYVPQQRALDTALTLRGRDLVGFGLDGHEWGLGLRGRRERRRRVDEALAAVGATRYADEPVGLLSGGEQQRLRVAQALVGDPEVLLCDEPLLSLDLAHQRVVSDLIDARRRSAGTAVLFVTHEINPILPLVDRVLYLVDGRFRIGTPAEVMTSRTLTGLYRTNVEVVRVRGQIHVVGAQHVCEDEPHHVVDGD
- a CDS encoding metal ABC transporter permease, which gives rise to MENFFDWQLTAELLGYDFVRQMLIAGAVLGLVAGVLGPLVVTRKMAFAVHGTSELAFTGGAAALLLGVGVGYGALAGSVVAALLLGLLSRRDSDRDSVIGAILAFGLGLGVLFLALYKGRAANKFGLLVGQVVSVGSTDLWLLIGASVAVLAVLALIYRPLHFASVDAAVATARGVPVRTLAVVFALLVGVATALSVQVVGALLVLSLMITPAAAAARVTASPLRATVLAVLFAEASVLIGMLLSLAPGVPVSAFVTAVSFLIYLVCRLLGRTRERVQ
- a CDS encoding sensor domain-containing diguanylate cyclase; translated protein: MTGQNPSRAVGFSSIRNWDLWTLRPAALTYFFLVESAVAAVSIWLLTSLGTVSDSDWLRFGAVMFAITVHLMVVRRAEESRRNESAGPHIDLTSVWTFAAAIALPGALAVLATIWMRILIQPIARRQPHRFVFSSASILGGTLLAWLVVHLSGLSLLATGSILPDLGLVLVLIVAAVVNWGAQGMNIAVALKIVTPHTRIKEFLGSRADNMLELSTLGAGAMLGMLMTTHWIGPLLLVFPVVLVNSLLYRATERRAHLERLLREQEQLQARLAEDAHTDYRTGLLNTNGLAEYGARLAERCRRDSQPVTVLAIDLDHFKRINDTWGHPAGNAVLAEVGRILREKLRPGDVAGRDGGEEFVVVLADTGLAQGTAIAERVREAIGEMSVVTTDKHRNTVTLRGRNLPLTADGPEVRSISASIGVAVMPDNGDCLLEAQHCADAALYAAKENGRNQVRVSAGEIRVLPAPRLDGGVEEAREQAEATRSA
- a CDS encoding MFS transporter, with the protein product MTSGGTLRALVGNREFRGMWIGSTVSTVGDQLAAVALSLLVFERTQSAAWTALTWSLTLFPPLISGPLLGWVADRFPRRTVMVCCAWLQAALMALMAVPGMPLWIMIVLLVVVLMISSPFLAAQEASLPTVLSDERYDDGVALFGTSVDVAQMAGLAAAGFLVTGAGPNVALGINAVTFVWVAIVVQLSVKHRPAADPRGAHRDPEGPRGAFTLLVTEPRLRSLMGMRLLAGLAMVPEGLAVPLAAKLDAIWAVGLILAIEPAANVLGVAVLFRLVRDPAKRERLIGPLAILSLAPLVMFALNPNLTWTIVLLVIAGMAGAYHTPARSAWMRILPDAYRGRAYGIGRAALRSSQGGGMALAGVVAHSIGSVTATIAGAGGIGLLLATQATVAWRRARSRHDPEAVAI